The genomic stretch TGTTCTTGGGGAGTATCCTTCCATCTCTGGTGATAACCGCCCAGACCGTATCGTCGTGGCTCTCAAGCATGCTCTCGGTCTGCCTGAGGATCTCGGCCTCCTTCATCTGCCCTGTGCCGCAGTCGAAGCCAGAAAGCTCGTCGTCTATTCTGTAGCCCTGGGACCTGCCACCGCTGCCCTTTTTGCCGCCGTAACCTCCGTTATCGTAGGGAAATCTCATGTTTTTATCTCCTTTCCTGTTTAGTGATGGATTTGTCTTAGATCTCTGTGAGTTGTGCTTGATCTCGTCAGTTGTCTTATATTTATCCTATTAGAGATATAGCCAGCAAAAAAAGAGCCAGCCGAAAATCCCGTGGTGGGGATACATCGGCTGGCTCTTTTGCTCAATCCCCCTGAGGGGAACTCGGTGGGTAGAGTCGNNNNNNNNNNNNNNNNNNNNNNNNNNNNNNNNNNNNNNNNNNNNNNNNNNNNNNNNNNNNNNNNNNNNNNNNNNNNNNNNNNNNNNNNNNNNNNNNNNNNNNNNNNNNNNNNNNNNNNNNNNNNNNNNNNNNNNNNNNNNNNNNNNNNNNNNNNNNNNNNNNNNNNNNNNNNNNNNNNNNNNNNNNNNNNNNNNNNNNNNNNNNNNNNNNNNNNNNNNNNNNNNNNNNNNNNNNNNNNNNNNNNNNNNNNNNNNNNNNNNNNNNNNNNNNNNNNNNNNNNNNNNNNNNNNNNNNNNNNNNNNNNNNNNNNNNNNNNNNNNNNNNNNNNNNNNNNNNNNNNNNNNNNNNNNNNNNNNNNNNNNNNNNNNNNNNNNNNNNNNNNNNNNNNNNNNNNNNNNNNNNNNNNNNNNNNNNNNNNNNNNNNNNNNNNNNNNNNNNNNNNNNNNNNNNNNNNNNNNNNNNNNNNNNNNNNNNNNNNNNNNNNNNNNNNNNNNNNNNNNNNNNNNNNNNNNNNNNNNNNNNNNNNNNNNNNNNNNGTGGGTAGAGTGTACCTCTTTTGAACACCGTCGTCAACGAGCCTGAGAGCCCCTTGTTTTCCACCCCCTCTGCACAAGCTAAAGCAAATGGCCCTTTTTTCGAGTTAGACAATATTCACAACCCCTTCAAAGCCACTCATACCAAGGCTTGCACCCCTCCCCCGTTTTCTTTAGATCTAGACGATATCCTCTTTATCCAAGGGGGGGTGCAAAAGACTAAAAATCGCCTATCAGGCCCGGATGATTTTAGGGCCCGATAGGCGGCTGTTCTATGTTTTGGAGATCAGGGCTTCCACTCCTTCAGAACTGCGGATAACTGAGGTGCGTTCTTGCACTTTTTTGCGAGCTTATCGTATATCTGTTTCCTGACTGTCTGATCTATCTTGTCGGGGCTGATGCCGCTTTTTTTGTGGTTTTTCTGAATATCTTTAAGACTCCAACCATCGATATCCTTTAAAAACCGGCCCTCCGGTGTATCAGGCTCTGCCTCTTTCGGTGCGATCTTCGGTGGCTTTCTCTTGGCCGATTTTGGCTCCTCCACTTTGCCGTCTAGAGGGCCTAGCAGAGAGGCATTGTCTTTCTTGAAATCGACAAACTGATTATCCCTAGCTCCCCCTAATCTCGGATATGTCAGATCGAAGTCCCACTTATGGGCAGGATCGGCCATGGCGAGAAGAGATCGAAGCTCTGCGGATGCCTTCCATTTCCCCTTATCGCCGATAAAGGAGTCCATCATGCTCTCGAATGCCTGGGTGCAGTTTTTGGCGGACAGATCTTCCGACCTGTTAGGATCGCACCAGGCAAGGTCCTGCCCATCGATGGAAACCGATACGGAGCCAAAACCCAGAGGCTTGGCCATGCCAAGGGAGTGACGGAGCTTGGGGTTTCCTCCCCAGGTGAGGGCCCAGATCAGTGCCCCTAGTTCCTGGGGCCGGAGGTTGTGGACGTATATCCTGCCGGAAAAGGTCGTCTCAGAGGGAAGGGGACTGAACCGGGTCTCCACGTTTTGCGTCGGCGATGGAGGGACGTCTTTTATGTCCTCTTTATCCTCTCGGACAATATATCTCTTCCAGCCCCGAATCTCACAGTTTGAATCCATGAAGCTCTGGTATCTTTTTTTTACGGTTCCATCCGAGCCCGCGTCTTGCTTTATGTAGTTGGGATAGTAGGTCGGTTTTGGTGCTCCGAGGACAGTAGCCACCTCTTTTTTGGTCTTAGGATCTCCATGAGCCAGAAGGTTTTCCACCGAGACCCTTCCCCTCAGGCCATCGGTCCCCTCTACTCGACCAAAGACGAGCTCCGCCAGGTCCAGTCGAGATGGGTTTAGATGGTCCGGCGAGGTGTGCCTTATAGCCTGATGGATCGAGTTAGAGTAGGGCAGACGGTACATTAGGGCTAGTCCCATGGAGGAGATCTCCCTGCCCTCCATGAGGACGAACACCGGAACCTTTTTGCCCTCCTTGAAGCGGCTCTCCCAGAAGGCCCATTCTTGGTTAGGTTTTCTGTTCTCCCCAAGCTCGTTGTGAGCGAAGGTGAAGTCTTTTCTTATGTTGTCCGGCACCGGATCAAATTGACTCTTGGTGTCGAAGAAAATGAACTCCATGTGTTTTTTGCCCGGTCGGCCATCTCTTGGTGCGGGCTGACCTGTGAGGACTATAATCCCTCTGTCCTTGCCCTTGCCCAGGTTTGAGGCCTTCCTGTAGCGAAGCATATTCCCCCTTGAGTGGGGGTGGTCCTTCTCCGGGCCGCAGTCAAACTGGACCTCCGTCTCCGGGGGGATCAGGCCGTATTTATCCTTGGCCGACTGTCGCCTCGTCCCGATGCCTCTGGCCCGGGGAAAGGCCCTCTCCAGATCCTCCTGCTCCACCCTGGCCATCTGGCAGAAGTTGAGCACCCAACGGCCATCCTCTCTATCCTGGCTGAGCCATGCGGTCTTGACCTTAGGTTTATAGGCCCTTCCGACCTGCTCGGTGATCTTTCCTGTGTATAGGTCTCTGTTCTGGAGGTCCCTTATGGCATATCTTTTATCGTCGACTCTGGCGGTGTCACCGTTGGTTCCGGCGATCTTGGAGAAGGAGGCTATCTCCATAACCGACCGGATCATGCCTTTGAAGGAGGTTCCCGGTATGGCGTAGGGGCCTTTAGGGCAGACCCTGAAAAAGTCGCTGTAGCCAGGCTTGGTCTTGTCATCCTGGTTTCCCCTTATGTAGATAGGGGTTTTAGCGGTGACCGATACCTGGATGAAGCCGCTGATTCCGTCACTGAAGGGAACGTCCAGGGATACCCTGTCGGCCCAGTCGGGGAAGAATACGTTTTTCGACAGAGGCACAAAAGAATAAGGTGAAGGTATGGCGACCACGGTTAGCCCTCCTTTTTAGGTTCGAAACCGACGAAGCGGAATCCAACAGGGCGAAGCTCCACCTGCCCTGCGACGTCTGCCAATCCCCAATAGGTCTCGTAGCGAAGTCTGCCTCCCCCTTTTGCGGTGAAGCTGCTGGATAGGATCGTATCGTGATCGTCATTCGAGTCCTCACGGGAGACGGTGACAAGCTCCCACCCTGAGTCGCAGCGGTTTAGATGAAGGCTCTCCTTTCCTTTTACCGCCTCGCCGCAGATAGGCCAGCCACCGCCGACAGCCAGCGGTGCAGAGGGGGAGAACCTGATTATGTCGCTGGTGGAGGCGGTGCAGATCCAGCCTTCACCGCCGAAAGAGCTGAATAGACTGAGGGCCTCCGCTGGGTCGGAAAGTCTCTCTGTGGAGCTTTTTAGTTTGCCTGGCTCGATGTCCCTGGCCCTATCGGGAAGGACCTTGCTCAGGAGGTCCGCAGGGTGAAGTTTTTCCGTACTCATAGACTATCCCTCCTTTATGGAGCTCAGGGCCCCGGTCCACTTTACGTCGGTGGAGCGGAACCGACCAAGGCCTCTACCGGAACCGGCACCGACCTGAAGCCTGCCGGAGGCCAGATCCTCCAGGGTCCGCCGCAGGGCCAGAAGGATTTTTTCGTCCTTGAGGCAGTCGCCTACGACCTTCAGCGAAAAGGGTATGGCTCCGCCCCAAAGAGGCCTCTCGGAGAAGAGCACCGAGTCCCTGGCTCCTCCGGTAAAGCGGTCTATGCCTACGTGGGGGATCCACTGATCCGCCGGAGCCTGGTCGGCCATGATGTAGATGTCGTCCATGACGATCGATCCTCTTCTGCCCTCGTTTTTATCCTTGCAGAAGCCGAAAAGCTGTCTAACTCCGTCGTTAGACTCTCCAGAACAGGAGGCTGGATCCTCCACGCTATCGGCGAAGAGTCCCGAAAGAGCGTTGTAATGGAAAGCGACCCTGTGGGATATGGCCCCTTTGATGGACGAGGCGGGAACGACCAGCACGTCCTCAAGGACCTTTCCTTTGTCGCCCTCCCAAACGATGCAGCTGTCCCTGACCGGGGCCATGTCGGCGTCTCCTGCGATGTCGTTTCCTCCTCCGAACATCCAGTGCCCCTCGGGAATAAGCTCCATGGAGACGCCGGTGTGGTTCTGCTCTTTTGTCTCGAGGACCATATCTTTTAAGACCTTCGACCTGGTAGCTAGCTCTACAGGATGAAGGCTGTAGTCGGAGAAGTCCGCCTCCTTGGAGAGGTCGAAAACCCTGCCTCTGAGGGAGACGAAGCGGAAAGCCCCGTAGCCCCTTCTCGTCCGTCCTCCTAGCCTCAGGGCTGGGTCGGACAACAGGGACATTAGGTCGTCCCACAGAGGGCGATCTTCCTCTTTGCCTATCATCTCCAGCTCGAAGGTAAAGCGGTGGCCTGCACAGACCGGAGCCTCGTCGAACTTGCCTCTGTCTCCCGAGTCGGAGGCCCCTAGGTGGTTGATCCTGACATGGTCCCTGATAGAGGGGTTTTGGGCCTTTATAAGGACCGGGTCCGCAAGCCTCTCAGGGGAGACAAGTCCTTCCACAGGGACATCGGCGGAGTCGTGGATACAGCCCCAGGACACCGACAGTCTGGATCCCTCCCCTTTGTCTTTTTCCTGAAAGCCGAAGAGTGAGTTTTCCTTCGCTTTAGATGCCACTTTCTCCCTGAATACCGACCGAAGGACCCCCGCAAGGCTGGAGCCTGGGATGGCGGGCAGTCCGTTGGCGTCGGAGACGAAGATAGCGTCAGCCACGTCGTCGGTCTGGCCGGCCCCTATGATAAAGGGAGTTGTAAACTGGATGGTTCCTCTCATAACGTATCTGTGAGAATACAGGGCTGTCATCACCGAACCTCCTTTTCGTTATCGGAACGGGACATCATCCGTCCCATCTCGATAGCGGCCAGATGAAGGGCCAGACAGGATCTTTCGTCTGGTTTTTTGGTCATGCTCTCGATCAGGGCCTGATAGAGCGATAGATTTCTGCCGCTTACGTATATAGATCCCTCCCAGGCCTTTTTCCGAAGGTCCTCGGTGCAGAACTTTTCCAGTTCCTTCATGAGGTCCCCTGGCCTGTCCATAAAGCGAAGGGACAGCTGTCTCACCGTTCCCCATTGAGCCTTGGAGGGGACTTCCTGGCCGTCTCCTAGGAGCTTCTTCGCCAGGCTATACCAGGATTTGGCCCACTTTCTGGCGGTTATAAGGGCCTCGTCGGAGAACTCCGCCCGGTCGGTCTTTCTCTTTAGGAACCTCACCAAAGGGGTATCAGGCTGAGATGGCCTATCGGAGGAAGGATCTGTCCCCGCCTTTAGCTCAGGAGGCTCTAAGACCCATCGGGGATTGACCAGGATCTGTCCCATGCCTTCCTCGGTAAAAAGCCCAACCCCTCGGGATAAACGGGAGCTCAGTTCCTCCAGGTCAACGGTTCCGCCGTTTTTAGGGTCGGGAGAGAAAACCAGCACGCTTCCTTTGGAGATGATCTGCCTTTCGGTCATTCGGGAGTTGAAAAAGCCGTTCCAGGGAGCGTATCGGTCCACCTTTATGGAGCTTCTC from Dethiosulfovibrio salsuginis encodes the following:
- a CDS encoding TIGR03986 family type III CRISPR-associated RAMP protein; its protein translation is MVAIPSPYSFVPLSKNVFFPDWADRVSLDVPFSDGISGFIQVSVTAKTPIYIRGNQDDKTKPGYSDFFRVCPKGPYAIPGTSFKGMIRSVMEIASFSKIAGTNGDTARVDDKRYAIRDLQNRDLYTGKITEQVGRAYKPKVKTAWLSQDREDGRWVLNFCQMARVEQEDLERAFPRARGIGTRRQSAKDKYGLIPPETEVQFDCGPEKDHPHSRGNMLRYRKASNLGKGKDRGIIVLTGQPAPRDGRPGKKHMEFIFFDTKSQFDPVPDNIRKDFTFAHNELGENRKPNQEWAFWESRFKEGKKVPVFVLMEGREISSMGLALMYRLPYSNSIHQAIRHTSPDHLNPSRLDLAELVFGRVEGTDGLRGRVSVENLLAHGDPKTKKEVATVLGAPKPTYYPNYIKQDAGSDGTVKKRYQSFMDSNCEIRGWKRYIVREDKEDIKDVPPSPTQNVETRFSPLPSETTFSGRIYVHNLRPQELGALIWALTWGGNPKLRHSLGMAKPLGFGSVSVSIDGQDLAWCDPNRSEDLSAKNCTQAFESMMDSFIGDKGKWKASAELRSLLAMADPAHKWDFDLTYPRLGGARDNQFVDFKKDNASLLGPLDGKVEEPKSAKRKPPKIAPKEAEPDTPEGRFLKDIDGWSLKDIQKNHKKSGISPDKIDQTVRKQIYDKLAKKCKNAPQLSAVLKEWKP
- a CDS encoding RAMP superfamily CRISPR-associated protein, with the protein product MTALYSHRYVMRGTIQFTTPFIIGAGQTDDVADAIFVSDANGLPAIPGSSLAGVLRSVFREKVASKAKENSLFGFQEKDKGEGSRLSVSWGCIHDSADVPVEGLVSPERLADPVLIKAQNPSIRDHVRINHLGASDSGDRGKFDEAPVCAGHRFTFELEMIGKEEDRPLWDDLMSLLSDPALRLGGRTRRGYGAFRFVSLRGRVFDLSKEADFSDYSLHPVELATRSKVLKDMVLETKEQNHTGVSMELIPEGHWMFGGGNDIAGDADMAPVRDSCIVWEGDKGKVLEDVLVVPASSIKGAISHRVAFHYNALSGLFADSVEDPASCSGESNDGVRQLFGFCKDKNEGRRGSIVMDDIYIMADQAPADQWIPHVGIDRFTGGARDSVLFSERPLWGGAIPFSLKVVGDCLKDEKILLALRRTLEDLASGRLQVGAGSGRGLGRFRSTDVKWTGALSSIKEG